The following proteins are encoded in a genomic region of Coregonus clupeaformis isolate EN_2021a chromosome 14, ASM2061545v1, whole genome shotgun sequence:
- the LOC121580613 gene encoding amyloid beta A4 precursor protein-binding family B member 1-interacting protein isoform X2, translating into MDDIDAMFTDLLGEMDLLTQSFGYEKDPPETSSSSSQRESNFSIGFADLNESLNELEDHDLDALMADLGSDLAETEETLNAAKTGHVHTQQSDYSTPQQNVPLSQMSSLASSSSSSLPPEPSKPQLAGEAEAQAKADKIKLALKKLKEAKVKKLVIKVMMSDGSSKTLMVDERQTVRDVLDNLFEKTHCDCSVDWSLCETNPELQTERGFEDHEYLVEPLSAWTRDSENQILFLLRPNKYLFFKDPQIFYLWKKDKQFLNEIKESHKGLLLKENFEGPSVIVPDLEGLLFLKEDGKKSWKRRYFLLRASGIYYVPKGKTKTSRDLACFTQFDKVNIYTTTDYKQKYKAPTDFCFILKERRVYLGLDLGHVRADGRELSWQHFYRRSAGQREQRHVYTNHRTNDGPETGPCCFRSSEWASVRRFAP; encoded by the exons ATGGATGATATAGACGCCATGTTCACTGACCTGCTGGGAGAGATGGACCTCCTAACACAG AGTTTTGGGTATGAAAAGGATCCCCCAGAAACGTCATCCAGCAGCTCGCAGAGAGAAAGCAACTTCTCTATTGGGTTCGCAGATTTGAACG AATCTCTAAATGAGCTAGAGGATCATGACCTGGACGCTCTGATGGCTGATCTGGGGTCAGATTTGgcggagacagaggagacactgAATGCAGCCAAGACGGGACATGTCCACACACAGCAGTCTGACTACTCCACCCCACAACAAAATGTCCCCTTGTCCCAAATGTCATCGCTggcatcctcctcctcatcctctctcccacCTGAACCCTCCAAACCACAGCTAGCG GGAGAAGCTGAAGCACAAGCCAAAGCCGACAAAATCAAGCTGGCTCTGAAGAAGCTAAAAGAAGCCAAAGTTAAGAAG TTGGTGATCAAGGTGATGATGAGCGATGGCAGCTCCAAGACACTGATGGTGGACGAGAGACAGACGGTGAGGGACGTGCTGGATAATCTGTTTGAGAAGACCCACTGCGACTGCAGCGTGGACTGGAGCCTGTGCGAGACCAACCCCGAGCTGCAGACTG AAAGGGGATTTGAGGACCATGAATATCTAGTGGAGCCTCTTTCTGCATGGACACGAGACAGTGAAAACCAAATCCTTTTCCTTCTGAGACCTAACAAATATCTCTTCTTCAAAGACCCCCAG ATATTCTACCTATGGAAAAAAGACAAACAATTTCTGAATGAGATAAAAGAAAGCCATAAGGGACTTCTGCTAAAG GAAAACTTTGAGGGGCCTTCTGTCATCGTCCCAGACCTGGAGGGGCTGCTGTTTCTGAAGGAGGACGGGAAGAAATCGTGGAAACGTCGCTACTTCCTGCTCAGGGCTTCTGGGATATACTATGTGCCTAAAGGAAAGACAAAG ACATCCAGGGACCTGGCGTGCTTCACTCAGTTTGACAAAGTCAACATCTACACCACCACTGATTACAAACAGAAATACAAAGCACCCACAGACTTCTGCTTCATCCTCAAG GAGAGGAGAGTGTATCTGGGACTCGATCTGGGACACGTCAGAGCCGATGGACGTGAACTATCTTGGCAGCACTTCTACCGAAGATCAGCAGGGCAGCGGGAACAACGACATGTATACACAAATCACAGGACCAACGACGGTCCAGAAACTGGCCCATGCTGCTTTAGAAGCAGTGAGTGGGCATCGGTGAGAAGGTTCGCTCCATAG
- the LOC121580613 gene encoding amyloid beta A4 precursor protein-binding family B member 1-interacting protein isoform X1 encodes MDDIDAMFTDLLGEMDLLTQSFGYEKDPPETSSSSSQRESNFSIGFADLNESLNELEDHDLDALMADLGSDLAETEETLNAAKTGHVHTQQSDYSTPQQNVPLSQMSSLASSSSSSLPPEPSKPQLAGEAEAQAKADKIKLALKKLKEAKVKKLVIKVMMSDGSSKTLMVDERQTVRDVLDNLFEKTHCDCSVDWSLCETNPELQTERGFEDHEYLVEPLSAWTRDSENQILFLLRPNKYLFFKDPQIFYLWKKDKQFLNEIKESHKGLLLKENFEGPSVIVPDLEGLLFLKEDGKKSWKRRYFLLRASGIYYVPKGKTKTSRDLACFTQFDKVNIYTTTDYKQKYKAPTDFCFILKHPQIQKESQHIRFLCCDDEHTLSLWVNSIRAAKYGVTLYHNYQTAVRRALTPTSTLHLTGLPASKPPTHSTGHRATLRSNGHPAQDDLSEPPPDFIPPPPPGWGSGV; translated from the exons ATGGATGATATAGACGCCATGTTCACTGACCTGCTGGGAGAGATGGACCTCCTAACACAG AGTTTTGGGTATGAAAAGGATCCCCCAGAAACGTCATCCAGCAGCTCGCAGAGAGAAAGCAACTTCTCTATTGGGTTCGCAGATTTGAACG AATCTCTAAATGAGCTAGAGGATCATGACCTGGACGCTCTGATGGCTGATCTGGGGTCAGATTTGgcggagacagaggagacactgAATGCAGCCAAGACGGGACATGTCCACACACAGCAGTCTGACTACTCCACCCCACAACAAAATGTCCCCTTGTCCCAAATGTCATCGCTggcatcctcctcctcatcctctctcccacCTGAACCCTCCAAACCACAGCTAGCG GGAGAAGCTGAAGCACAAGCCAAAGCCGACAAAATCAAGCTGGCTCTGAAGAAGCTAAAAGAAGCCAAAGTTAAGAAG TTGGTGATCAAGGTGATGATGAGCGATGGCAGCTCCAAGACACTGATGGTGGACGAGAGACAGACGGTGAGGGACGTGCTGGATAATCTGTTTGAGAAGACCCACTGCGACTGCAGCGTGGACTGGAGCCTGTGCGAGACCAACCCCGAGCTGCAGACTG AAAGGGGATTTGAGGACCATGAATATCTAGTGGAGCCTCTTTCTGCATGGACACGAGACAGTGAAAACCAAATCCTTTTCCTTCTGAGACCTAACAAATATCTCTTCTTCAAAGACCCCCAG ATATTCTACCTATGGAAAAAAGACAAACAATTTCTGAATGAGATAAAAGAAAGCCATAAGGGACTTCTGCTAAAG GAAAACTTTGAGGGGCCTTCTGTCATCGTCCCAGACCTGGAGGGGCTGCTGTTTCTGAAGGAGGACGGGAAGAAATCGTGGAAACGTCGCTACTTCCTGCTCAGGGCTTCTGGGATATACTATGTGCCTAAAGGAAAGACAAAG ACATCCAGGGACCTGGCGTGCTTCACTCAGTTTGACAAAGTCAACATCTACACCACCACTGATTACAAACAGAAATACAAAGCACCCACAGACTTCTGCTTCATCCTCAAG CATCCTCAGATCCAGAAGGAGTCCCAGCACATAAGATTCCTGTGTTGTGACGATGagcacactctctccctctgggTCAACTCCATCAGAGCAGCCAAG TATGGGGTCACTCTGTACCACAACTATCAGACGGCAGTGAGGAGGGCCTTAACCCCCACCTCCACTCTGCATCTGACCGGTCTGCCTGCCTCCAAACCTCCCACACATTCTACTGGGCACAGAG CAACATTGAGGTCCAATGGACACCCTGCTCAGGACGACCTCTCTGAACCGCCCCCAGACTTTATTCCCCCGCCCCCTCCTGGGTGGGGCTCTGGGGTCTAG